ccaccgcgcccggccccctggtTAGGGTATTTTATGTTCTATTTAAGTCTTTCCAGATTTTAACattatgaagatattttcttgtattattttctagaaatcttactgttttacctttcatttttatatccatAACCCATTTGAAATGGACTTTTGTGTATAAGGTTGGGGTGAGATTTCACTTTTTCCATATGGAAATCCAATTATTCCAGTATTATTTACTGAAAAGACCATCTTTAACTTTCTCTTGCAGTTCCATCTTTGTCATAATGACACGGGTCTGTTTCTAAGCTCTCTATTCTAATCCATTCCTGTTTCCTTTCAGCAATGCCATACATTACTATAACTTTATTAAGGTTTATGAGCTAGTAAAGTAAACCttacaatttttgtcttttaagaggTCGTTGGCAtttccatatgcatttttaaagtatcttgtcaatttctataaaaaaatcacaattggGATTTTGATTGGTATTGCATGGAATATGTAGATCAGTTTGGAGATAACTGACATCTTTAGAATAATGAGTCTCCCAATCTATGAACATTCTATATCCTTCTACTTATTTAGGGCTTTTAAAATCTCTCTCAATAATGCTTTATTGCTTCTTCATAGAAATCTTGTCTATCAGATTTATTCCTAGGcatgtgatttttaaactttttatttgaaacagtTGCACACATAAAGTTgcaataacaggaaaaaaaacctttttctccCTGAAGTACTTGCCAACATAATACCCCATCCTCTCCAAACATATTTCCTCCAATGAAGGAAATCCTCCTATATAAATAACCATAATACAACCATCAAGATCAGGACATTAATACTGATTTACTTCTAATATTTAATCCTTAAAGTTTTGACAGTTGTATAATGTCCTCTATAGCAAAAGTATCCACTTTAGAATCACACATTGCATTTaactttaatgtatattttagttttcttcgATATAGAACAGCTTTTCAGTCTTTCCTTATATGTCATGACTTTGACACTTTTGAAAATTACAGGTCAGATTTCCAATGTCAGCTAAGAGACACataatgttaaaacaaaacaaaacaaaacaaaacaaaacaaaaaacagcactttgggaagctaaggcaggcggatcatgaggtcaagagatggagaccatcctgaccaacactagtgaaaccccgtctctactaaaaatacaaaaattagctgggtgtggtggcgtgtgcctgtagtcccagctactcaggaggctgaagcaggagaatggcttgaatctggaaggtggaggttgcagtgagccgagattgcaccactgcactccagcctggtgacagcgtgagactccatcttaaaaaaaaaaaaaaaatcatccctaCCCTTACAACAAAAAATATACTAGACAAATTGCAAATAATGACTTTTTGCCAACCCACCATAGAAGAGGTTGCAGGGCAACCAAATGCTCCAAAGTCtgcaaaaagacagaaatttgCAAGGTGAAACTGGACCTCAGTAGTTGCCCACTGAAGGCAGATGCTGCTGAACTTCATATAATCTGGTAAGAAGGCACAgctaaagcttttaaaataaattttaaaaagccaaatgtgAGTGTGAAGTCCCTTGGGGCTGTAGATATAAGATGTAGTGGGTTAGCACCCACTTTCAGACTTTTCCTCTGGGAATCCCACCAGGTGCTCACAAGGAAAAAGAGAATCCTGCGAAAGTTATTCTTGTGGTGCTGCACTGGGGAGGGGAACAGCAGCCTCTGCCAAACTCCACCCAGACCCATCTATGCATCTCCCTTTatggaataaaatacttaatctATAATAAGACATTAGTAGGAAACCATTGTATCTGGGGAAAGGGAAcagaaaaaacaatacaaaaatcccCAACACTACCACACTAACCTTGAGTGAGATATAGGCATATGTGCTATTTTCTGTCTATATagttgcctgttctggacatttcacataattggaatcacattatttgttcttctgtgtctggcttttatCACTCAGTATAATggtttcaaagttcatccatgttgtagcatgtattagtacctcattcctttttatggccaattAATATTATATTGTGTGGAAATACCATATTTCgtttttccattcatccattgatggacacttgggttgtttccaccatGTGGCTACTAAGAATAATGCTGCCATTAACGTTTGTATTTAAGTTTTGtttggatatatgttttcatttctcttgggtacataTCTACAAGTGGAACTGCTGGGCCAAATAGTAACTCAATGTTTAACTTTCTGAAGAAAACACCAAACtgcttccaaagtagctgcacaattttacattcccaacagcagtgtataagggttccagtCTCTCCACATGCTTGTCAGTACTTATCTGACTTTTTGATTCaagtcatcctagtgggtgtaaagaggtatcttattgtggtattaatttgcatttccctatcaCTAAAGCTGTTggacatattttcatgtgtttactggccatttgttcatttactttggagaaatgtttatttagatcctttgtacactttaaaatttagttgtctttttattattgtgttgtaagagttctttatatagtttAGATagaagtcctttgtcagataaataattttcaaatattttatcttgttcTATGGGtttaattctcattttcttgACAGTTTCTGTTGAAACACAGAACTttcaattttgataaagttcaattcatctattttttttccagttgttgcTTGTGCTTCTGGCATTATACTTAATAATCCATTGTCaaatccaaagtcatgaagatttgcCTCTATGTTTCCTTGTAAGGGTTTTATAGTTTGGGCTGTTAGTTAGATGTTGATCCATTTTgaatcaatttttgtatatggtgtgaggtaagggacaaacttctttattttgcatgtggttatCTATCCAGTTGTCTTGgggccatttgttgaaaagacaatgCTCTTCCTATTGAATAGTCTTGccatccttgtcaaaaatcagttcacCACAGACACATGGGCTTATTTCTGGACTTCCAATTTTATTCACTGGTAttcactggtctatatatctatcctCATGACAGTACCACACTAAATTACTGTTTGTAGTtaagttttgaaataagaaagtgTGAGCTCTCAAATTtgttcttaagtttttttttttctttttttggccatTCTGGGTTCCCTGagtttctatataaattttagtatcagcctgtcaatttctacaaagCAACCCACTGGTATTCTAATGAaaactgcattgaatctgtagattcatTTGGGGAGGACTGTCATCATAATAATAGTAAGTCTTTTGATCCATAAACATGGGATGTCTATTTACttagatctttattttctttcagtaatgttttgtagttgTCAGAGTATGCCTTGTACTCTTTACctaaatgtattcatattttattcttttgcaaatTGAATAGTTTTCGTAAGTTCATTTTAGGGTTGTTTATTATAAGtgcatagaaatacaattgatttttatatattaatcttatattctgcaaccttgctgaactcacatattagttctaaaagtttttttcagtggattgcttaggattttctatgtacaaaattattttattggcaaatatagttttacttccttctttccaatgtagattttttaaacttctttttcttgtctaattaccctggctagaacctccatTACAATGTCATATAGAAGTAGAAAAGTGgatatctttgtcttgttcttgacCTTATGGGGAAAGCATCTAGTCTGTTCACCATTAAGTAGATATTAGCTGTAGGATTTCCATAGATGTCTTTTATTGAGGACATCCCTTTCTCGTCCTAATTTGGtgagtgtttttgtcatgaaagggtgcaggattttaaaaaaaatgccttttctatgtttattgaaataatcttgtgtttctttttaattctacTGATATTCtctatcacattaattgatttttgggTATAGGGAACAAACAACGTATCTGGATAGATTCCACTTGTTCatgatatatattctttttatttgttgctggatttagtttgctagtattttgctgatgAATTTTATGtctatatgcataatatatattagtttgtagttttcttgtgatgtctttgtgtggttttattatcagagtaatactggcctcatagggATGGATGGGGAagcatttcttcctcttctattaTTGGAAGAGCTTTTGAAGTATTAGGAATTGTTTGGTACAATGTTCTAAacattaaatgtttggtagaattcagcaatgaagctATTTGGATTTAAGCTACTCTCTGTAGtagtttttctattattaattaaATCCCTTTACTTGTTATATGTCTATTTAGATGTTCTATTTCCTCGAGTCAGTTTCAGTACTTCGTGCCTTGCCAGTCATGTGTCCATTTCATCTTagttatttaattcctttttagtCTGTATCTGGTTCTCATCTAATTTGATAATTACATCCTCTTAGTTTTCTAGCACAGGATTCTCAGGACAGTTACATACATCATCACAAGTTGATAATATTCAAGCCTTTACAAGTGTTTGCAACTACAGCAGACAGTTAGTTCTGCATTTAAATCACATGCCACAAAATTTCACATAACTTCTTCTTTTCAAGGGTATCCAAATCTAAGTATTCCTCCAAAAGATTTCACAGCATTTCCAAAGTTGTGCTGAGGAGCCACTTTATTTTGTCTTATGTGGCAGATATATAAGATGACTATTTTCCATAAGGCAGAATAGGTGACTTTGTTAAGTAATTGCCAGGATAAGCCATTTCCATATGCAGATTCAAGTAGTTGTTCAAGTTGGTCCACTGTTATATGAACAAAAGAATATTTAGCAGTATAAGGCCCTGCACTCAGCTAGTTGTCCTCCAAATTTCCACTGCTAGTTTTTTTACACATTGCTAGTTGTCCTCCAAATTTTCATTCTAACTTTCTTCCTGACTTACCAAATCTTCCTGACTTACCAAAACCTGAATTTATCAGGGCAGCAATGTACCTCCATTAAATAACCTTAAGTTTTCAGGCTTGCCTATGGCCAGGAGTAGCGACGCAATATAATTCTAGTCAATGAGGGGTAAAAAGATGACTTCTGGTAGAATTTCTGggaaagctttttttaaaaaaaattaaaataaaaagaaatagaatcaacTGGCATAAGCATGTTgctctttgtttttcctcctcttcacTGTATTTTCATCTGCTTAACAGGGTCTTTTGCAAAACAAGAGCTTTTAATtctgaagtccaatttatcaatttttttattaatcatgtttttggtgtcaattctaagaactctttgcctagctCTAGatcataaagattttcttttatttaaaaaaagatttataattgtatgttttacatttaaatctatgattcattttgaatgcATTTTGTATAAGGTGTTAGACTTAGGTTGAAGTTTTcccttgtctctttcttttcttcctatggatatccaatttctccagtaatatttgttgaaaatgcaAACTTTCCTCCATTAAATTGCTTTTTCACTTTGGTCAAAAACCACTTGGGAATATTTGTGTGGTTCTACttgagttctctattctcttctacTGATCTAATACCACAGAGCTTTGACTACTGTAGCTATATAAAAGTTTGAGGTAAGAGGCTACTTTATCCCATTTTAtgcttcattttcaaaattgcttttttaaaaaattttagttctttagcctttccatataaattttagaataattttgtctaCATCTACAAAAAGAAATCCTGATAGGAATTTCTTGAAACCTGTATGTCAACTGGGGAGAGCTGACATCTTTACTACATTGAGCTTAGTCCTAatcatgaacatggtatatttcttgatttatttagatcttcttttatttatttcatcaacaTCGCATAGTTTTAAGAATGCAAGTcttgtacatgttttgttagatttacacctaattttttaaaaagtaattataacaGTAATGTTCTATATTGTGGTATGGGTTTAGATTACACAAATGTATGCAtttgttaaatttgttaaaattcattgaTACAATTAGATTCATGaattttgtcttttgtaaaaTGTACCTCAAAACTAAAAAGGAATTCCAGGTAACAATATACATGCTAAAGTATTTGGAGGTGAAATGTAAGAATATCTACAACttacttttaaatgaataaaaaaattaaaaggacttGATGGATAAACAGAGGGATGGATAGATGGCTACATATGTGATAAAGCAATATAGTAAATTATTGATTGTAAGAATCTAGTTGATGGCCATATAGGTTCCTGTATAATCCTTTCAACTTCTCTGcatatttgaaaacattcttaataaaatactgggaagTAAGAAGTTAATACAGAGCAAGAGGTtaaataaaggacaaaataaatctaaataaatcaGATTTACAAAAAATCATTAACTAATAAATTATTAGAATACAGCACAAAACTAGaactaagaaataaattcaagcactgattctttgaaaaaattaacaagataaAGCCTACCAACATACTCAggggagaaaaataagaatgcaaaaacacaatgtaaaatattaggacaaagggaaaaaaatcccctATCTTTAAAGGAAATTATAGCAATTATAGGAGAATACTTTGCTtaaatttagaaatgaattttaaaatcctgcatgaaaagcatttttctaggaaaataaataaccataacTGTCCCTGGAATATGTAGGAAACTTACAGACCTaacaaagaagaaactgagaagtTTTATGGTAACAATATACTCTGTCTCTCtaaaacagtaacaaaatatGCACAGTTTTAGAAGACTtctctcaaaattaaaaagaacattaatTAAAACATTACTGAAACTGTTCTAAAGCAAAGAATTCTAAATAACGTTTATACCAAAACCTGAAAAATGCACATAAgctagaaaatttttaaagatctatcttatttctgaatattaaagcaaaaattctgcataaaatgagaaaacaggattCAGCAACCCACTAAAAATTATTCACAATGACCAACTGCACTTTATTTAAATACTATACAACTGTTCAATATTAAAGAAACTAATATCATTCACCAAAATAATAGGTCAAATGAGAAGAATATCATAATCCCTCTACCCCATAGATGTTAAAAAGGCATTTAATAAAGTTTAGTAATAATTTCTGGTAAAGTTTTCTTAATAATATAAGAATAAATTGATAACTCCTTAgcagaataaaaaaatttattttagtttaacaGAAGCCAATAATTTGCTTAATGAGAAAACAGTAAAACTAGTCCcattaaaatgaagaataagaCAAAGgcaacattattaaatattttttgacagTACCAGTAAATGCATTtagtacaaaaaagaaatataaggtaTAAAAACTGCAAATTAGTAGATATAATTACATTAATACAGGATAATATAACTTTATAATTGGAACATACATagtaatttaaatattagaaacaaagtatggaaattttcaaaattaatacacacaaaaatagctTTCCTGTATGTAAACaagttagaaaatataataaatattctatttGAAATTGCTATTCtcacaacaaaaatatttagtttttagcaacaaaataaaatacctaacaATAAACTTAGAAACGgtgcagaaaaaaattaaaactataataaggGAGATCAAGGAAAACTAGGATAAATGGTGAGACAAATCTTACTGTTGGACAGGAAGGtgcaattttaaaagtatgttactCTTCCTTAAGTTAATGTATAAATTTAATGTGATCACAATAAAGttaccagtttatttattttaggacaaCTAGGAAAGCttattttagattccatataGAGACATAACAAGGCAAAAGTAGCCAGAAAAATCTTGAACAAAGTAAAACAGTAAGGAACTAAGTTTACCACATAACAGAATTATAGTTTAAAAGCTATAGTAATAGAGTTTCATGCTGGCATATCAAAAGacagattaatggaacagaattcAAAATTGGACCTAAGAGTTTAGTATATCATAAATGTGGCATTGTAAGtgggtagaaaaaaataattcatttaataaattttgttGGAACAACTCAGCAGGCATTTAATAATAGGACTGGAT
Above is a genomic segment from Macaca thibetana thibetana isolate TM-01 chromosome 3, ASM2454274v1, whole genome shotgun sequence containing:
- the AGBL3 gene encoding cytosolic carboxypeptidase 3 isoform X13, with amino-acid sequence MSEDSEKEDYSDRTISDEDESDEDMFMKFVSEDFHRCALLTGFCLFADFGAFGCPATSSMMESHAVTRLECSGAISAHCNLHLPDSSHSPASAS